In Astatotilapia calliptera chromosome 20, fAstCal1.2, whole genome shotgun sequence, one genomic interval encodes:
- the LOC113013295 gene encoding trypsin-3, which yields MAAVAITTVLLLLSFSVNSQKENTGRIIGGQEVEPYSIKYQASLQTEVGDHYCGATLVHPEWVVSAAHCWRPSNFMRVVLCEHSLIKTEGFEQIFNVSKIYVHNYNFRTYENDIMLIKLSRPAQLNAYVQPVLIPDEGTPPFSGTCIVSGWGVTQVYSYTLSPVLRAVDVREIPYCTWYYWGRIKPGMLCAGSPYGGKDSCQGDSGGPLVCNGYFEGIVSWGIGCANQYYPGVYTRVRSYIQWINWVIDNTP from the exons ATGGCTGCTGTGGCAATCACTACTGTGctgcttcttttgtctttttcagtaaATTCAC agaaagagaatacAGGAAGGATCATCGGGGGTCAAGAGGTCGAACCATACTCTATCAAATACCAGGCATCCCTTCAGACTGAGGTCGGGGATCACTATTGTGGAGCCACGCTAGTTCACCCGGAGTGGGTGGTATCTGCTGCCCACTGCTGGAGACC GAGTAATTTTATGAGGGTTGTGCTATGTGAGCACAGCCTGATCAAAACAGAGGGATTTGAACAGATCTTCAATGTCTCAAAGATATATGTACACAATTATAATTTCAGGACATATGAGAATGACATCATGCTTATTAAG CTTAGCAGACCAGCACAGCTGAATGCTTATGTTCAGCCAGTTCTGATACCTGATGAAGGTACCCCTCCCTTTAGTGGCACCTGCATAGTGAGTGGCTGGGGAGTGACACAGGTTTACAGTTACACCCTCTCCCCTGTGCTACGTGCTGTGGATGTAAGAGAAATACCTTACTGCACTTGGTATTACTGGGGCAGGATCAAACCAGGTATGCTTTGTGCTGGATCTCCATACGGGGGAAAGGACTCTTGCCAG GGCGACTCCGGGGGCCCCCTTGTCTGCAATGGCTACTTTGAGGGCATTGTCTCCTGGGGTATTGGCTGTGCAAATCAGTACTACCCTGGTGTCTACACCAGAGTCAGGAGCTATATTCAGTGGATTAACTGGGTTATTGACAACACACCATGa